A genomic segment from Streptosporangium roseum DSM 43021 encodes:
- a CDS encoding heavy-metal-associated domain-containing protein yields the protein MCTACACGTQDSTAAQVEITEGKVYTVSGMTCGHCVSSVSAEVESVGGVTGVQVDLATGLVTVSGTGFSDEEIRAAVEQAGYTLAGASPVGAS from the coding sequence ATGTGCACGGCATGCGCGTGCGGCACCCAGGACAGCACCGCCGCCCAGGTGGAGATCACTGAGGGCAAGGTCTACACAGTCAGCGGGATGACCTGTGGCCACTGCGTCTCGTCGGTCTCCGCCGAGGTCGAAAGCGTCGGCGGCGTGACCGGCGTCCAGGTCGACCTGGCCACCGGCCTGGTCACGGTCAGCGGGACGGGCTTCTCCGACGAGGAGATCCGCGCGGCGGTGGAGCAGGCGGGCTACACGCTGGCCGGCGCCTCACCCGTCGGCGCCTCCTAG
- a CDS encoding MFS transporter has translation MNAVNPRRWQALIVLAAAQFMVIMDTSIIGVALPDMQRDLGFSQGSLQWVFNAYVVAFGGLLLLGGRLSDLFGARKIFTTGWVILIAGSVVAAAAGNAWVEILGRAVQGVGGALIAPAAMTLLMMLFGHNPRELGKAMALYGAAAPAGGTAGVFLGGVITQYLSWPWVFIIYVPIGLATLAAVPALLPATQGKRGSVDVLGAIAVTAGIALAVYTIVSAPEQSLTITLIEGVGAAVLLGLFLVIQRSVREPLMPLKIWKAPGLAAANLAMALLGAAWIPMWYFLNLYLQQVLGYGAFASGAALLPMTVAIMIFMIGITARLLGKFGAKPLIVLGLLVLAAGVAGLSLVRPDGAFVSDVLPASLIAAVGMSLAYIPAMMSAMSGARPEESGLASGIVNTTYNVGSALGLAVMTAVATSQGAAEMGNLLKLTDGFQAAFVGAGVLAAGGAVLTLALMRRPGRAVQEGPVTEKTGA, from the coding sequence ATGAACGCCGTCAATCCACGCAGGTGGCAGGCACTCATCGTGCTCGCCGCCGCGCAGTTCATGGTCATCATGGACACCTCCATCATCGGCGTCGCCCTGCCGGACATGCAGCGCGACCTCGGCTTCTCCCAGGGCAGCCTGCAGTGGGTGTTCAACGCCTACGTGGTCGCCTTCGGCGGCCTGCTGCTGCTCGGCGGGCGGCTGTCGGACCTGTTCGGCGCCCGCAAGATCTTCACCACCGGCTGGGTCATCCTGATCGCCGGCTCCGTCGTCGCCGCGGCGGCCGGCAACGCCTGGGTCGAGATCCTCGGCCGCGCCGTCCAGGGCGTCGGCGGGGCGCTCATCGCCCCCGCTGCGATGACGCTGCTCATGATGCTCTTCGGACACAACCCGCGCGAGCTGGGCAAGGCCATGGCCCTGTACGGCGCCGCCGCGCCCGCCGGCGGCACCGCGGGCGTGTTCCTCGGCGGCGTCATCACCCAGTACCTGAGCTGGCCCTGGGTTTTCATCATCTACGTCCCGATCGGCCTGGCCACCCTGGCCGCGGTCCCCGCGCTGCTCCCGGCGACGCAGGGCAAGCGGGGCTCGGTCGACGTGCTGGGCGCGATCGCGGTCACGGCCGGTATCGCGCTGGCCGTCTACACCATCGTCAGCGCTCCTGAGCAGAGTCTGACCATCACGCTGATCGAGGGTGTGGGCGCTGCCGTCCTGCTCGGGCTGTTCCTGGTCATCCAGCGCAGCGTGCGCGAGCCGCTCATGCCGCTGAAGATCTGGAAGGCCCCCGGCCTGGCCGCCGCCAACCTGGCGATGGCGCTGCTGGGCGCGGCCTGGATCCCGATGTGGTACTTCCTCAACCTCTACCTGCAGCAGGTGCTCGGCTACGGAGCCTTCGCCAGCGGCGCGGCATTGCTGCCCATGACCGTGGCCATCATGATCTTCATGATCGGCATCACCGCCCGGCTGCTCGGCAAGTTCGGCGCCAAGCCGCTCATCGTCCTCGGCCTGCTCGTGCTGGCCGCCGGCGTGGCGGGGCTGTCCCTGGTGCGGCCGGACGGGGCGTTCGTCTCCGACGTGCTGCCGGCGTCACTGATCGCGGCGGTCGGCATGTCGCTGGCCTACATCCCCGCGATGATGTCCGCGATGTCCGGAGCGCGGCCGGAGGAGAGTGGTCTGGCGTCGGGCATCGTCAACACCACTTACAACGTGGGGTCGGCGCTCGGCCTGGCCGTCATGACCGCCGTCGCGACCTCCCAGGGCGCTGCCGAAATGGGCAACCTGCTCAAGCTGACCGACGGTTTCCAGGCGGCGTTCGTCGGGGCGGGTGTGCTGGCGGCAGGGGGGGCGGTGCTCACGCTGGCGCTCATGCGGAGGCCTGGGCGGGCCGTCCAGGAAGGCCCCGTGACGGAGAAGACCGGAGCCTGA
- a CDS encoding metal-sensitive transcriptional regulator yields MAGCGDRKQGLAMRLRRVEGQVRGLQRMVEDDKYCIDTLTQVSAVTSALRSFALSLLEDHVAQCVTAPAPKGGPETTARVKEATDAIARLVRS; encoded by the coding sequence ATGGCTGGATGCGGCGACAGGAAGCAGGGTCTCGCGATGCGGCTGCGCCGGGTCGAGGGGCAGGTCCGCGGCCTGCAGCGCATGGTCGAAGACGACAAGTACTGCATCGACACCCTCACTCAGGTGTCGGCGGTCACCAGCGCGCTGCGCTCCTTCGCCCTCTCGCTGCTCGAAGACCACGTGGCCCAGTGCGTCACCGCGCCTGCCCCGAAGGGCGGCCCCGAGACCACCGCCAGAGTCAAGGAAGCCACAGATGCCATCGCCAGACTTGTCCGTTCCTGA
- a CDS encoding heavy-metal-associated domain-containing protein gives MSTAIYTVKGMTCGHCVSSVKEEVTEVAGVTGVEVDLAGGLLTVESDSPVETAQIIAAVEAAGYEVADRS, from the coding sequence ATGAGCACTGCCATCTACACCGTGAAGGGCATGACCTGCGGCCACTGCGTCAGCTCGGTCAAGGAGGAAGTCACCGAGGTGGCCGGTGTCACCGGCGTCGAGGTCGACCTGGCCGGCGGACTGCTGACGGTCGAGAGCGACAGCCCGGTCGAGACCGCCCAGATCATAGCGGCCGTCGAGGCCGCCGGATACGAAGTGGCGGACCGGTCGTGA